The following coding sequences lie in one Enterococcus sp. 9E7_DIV0242 genomic window:
- a CDS encoding tRNA lysidine(34) synthetase: MGFKKKDNQLYYNPIRKAVLSHQMIEAGDKVAIGMSGGKDSTSLFYFLDMIQKQERLGFSFEIVPISLDMGFEMDIQPMKEFVEQLGYELDVVPTNIAQVVFDIREERSPCSLCAKLRRGILYKRAKALGCNKVALGHHLDDAIETYFMNFLFHGKMASFEPISYLTKTDITLIRPLLYLQERDIIRLVKREELPVIFNPCPVDKKTKREEIKNLVSNLSEDYPDIREKFIMGMEQGTMEDFWQKSIKK; this comes from the coding sequence ATGGGGTTTAAGAAAAAGGACAATCAGTTATACTACAATCCAATTCGAAAAGCTGTTTTATCGCATCAGATGATTGAGGCAGGAGATAAAGTGGCGATAGGAATGAGTGGCGGCAAAGACAGCACGAGCCTGTTTTATTTTCTAGATATGATTCAAAAACAGGAACGCTTAGGGTTTTCCTTTGAAATTGTGCCGATCTCACTGGACATGGGCTTTGAAATGGATATTCAGCCAATGAAGGAGTTTGTGGAGCAACTGGGGTATGAACTAGACGTTGTTCCAACAAATATTGCCCAAGTTGTGTTTGATATTCGAGAAGAGCGTTCCCCTTGTTCGCTTTGCGCAAAGCTGCGAAGAGGGATCTTATACAAACGAGCAAAGGCTTTAGGCTGTAATAAAGTAGCGTTGGGACATCATTTGGACGATGCGATAGAAACCTATTTCATGAATTTTCTATTTCATGGAAAGATGGCTAGCTTTGAACCCATCAGCTATTTGACGAAAACAGATATTACTCTTATTCGTCCGCTGCTCTATCTTCAAGAACGTGACATTATTCGACTGGTAAAAAGAGAAGAACTACCAGTGATATTCAATCCTTGCCCAGTGGATAAGAAGACAAAGAGAGAAGAGATCAAAAATCTCGTATCGAATCTTTCAGAAGATTATCCAGATATCCGAGAGAAGTTCATTATGGGAATGGAACAAGGAACAATGGAAGATTTCTGGCAGAAAAGTATCAAAAAATAA